One window of Symbiobacterium terraclitae genomic DNA carries:
- a CDS encoding histidine phosphatase family protein, with amino-acid sequence MKHDYPRKLLVTPDEVADWFLGYDAADIEYGHVDLSGGNWQHCFCSDLPRAIKTAQAIFKGDIVVLEDLREIEPYPFRGNRIKLPFIVWGILVRLVWYFKSHPNVETKRAVRERVRRVIDQVLRANGDALIVSHAALMPFLRAELKRRGFRGPWFGRAANGLLYLFERS; translated from the coding sequence GTGAAGCACGACTACCCCCGAAAGCTGCTGGTCACGCCAGACGAAGTGGCCGACTGGTTCCTCGGCTACGATGCCGCCGACATCGAGTACGGCCACGTCGACCTGAGCGGAGGCAACTGGCAGCACTGCTTCTGCAGCGATCTGCCCAGGGCGATCAAGACGGCCCAGGCCATATTCAAGGGCGACATCGTCGTGCTCGAGGACCTGCGGGAAATCGAGCCGTACCCCTTCCGCGGCAACCGGATCAAGCTGCCGTTCATCGTCTGGGGTATCCTCGTCCGGCTGGTGTGGTACTTCAAGTCGCACCCGAACGTCGAGACCAAGCGGGCGGTCCGCGAACGCGTCCGCCGGGTGATCGACCAGGTGCTCCGGGCAAACGGCGACGCGCTGATCGTCAGCCACGCGGCGCTGATGCCGTTCCTGCGGGCCGAGCTCAAGCGGCGCGGATTCCGGGGGCCGTGGTTCGGCCGGGCGGCCAACGGGCTGCTGTACTTATTCGAACGCTCATAG